Proteins from a single region of Crassaminicella profunda:
- a CDS encoding L-threonylcarbamoyladenylate synthase: METKVYEINPESIEKDELKAPAEVLKNGGTVAFPTETVYGLGANALDEKAVKKIFEAKGRPSDNPLIVHISKIEEIDPLVEEIPENAKKIMEKFWPGPITIILKRSHRIPDVITAGLDTVAIRMPSHPIANKLIEMSGVPVAAPSANLSGKPSPTKAEHVIHDLKGKVDVIISGGSCEVGLESTVVDATGSIPMILRPGGVTKEHLEEIFEKVEVDQAIEEGGMDLIPKSPGMKYTHYSPKAEVVIIAGAVEKVVEEINQLKKEKEKLGLRVGIMCTDETKKSYKEGVVISMGSRKDVATIANSLFATLRQFDEKEVDIIYAESIEQKLLGHAVMNRMIKAAGHHVIKIGR, translated from the coding sequence ATTGAAACAAAAGTCTATGAAATAAATCCAGAATCTATTGAGAAAGATGAACTTAAAGCTCCAGCAGAAGTTTTAAAAAATGGTGGTACCGTTGCTTTTCCAACGGAGACGGTGTATGGATTAGGAGCAAATGCCCTTGATGAAAAAGCTGTGAAAAAAATATTTGAGGCAAAGGGAAGACCTTCAGATAATCCTTTGATTGTACATATTTCAAAGATAGAAGAGATAGATCCTTTGGTAGAGGAAATACCAGAAAATGCAAAAAAAATAATGGAAAAATTTTGGCCAGGGCCAATAACAATCATTCTAAAAAGGTCTCATAGGATACCAGATGTGATTACAGCAGGATTAGATACAGTAGCTATTAGAATGCCTTCCCATCCCATTGCTAATAAATTAATAGAAATGTCTGGGGTGCCAGTTGCAGCACCTAGTGCCAATTTATCTGGAAAACCTAGTCCCACAAAGGCTGAACATGTGATACATGACTTAAAAGGAAAAGTAGATGTGATTATTAGTGGGGGAAGCTGTGAGGTAGGGCTTGAATCTACCGTAGTTGATGCAACAGGTTCTATTCCTATGATTTTAAGACCCGGGGGCGTAACAAAAGAGCATTTAGAAGAGATATTTGAAAAGGTTGAAGTGGATCAGGCTATCGAAGAGGGAGGCATGGATTTGATTCCAAAATCTCCAGGAATGAAATATACCCATTATTCTCCCAAAGCAGAAGTTGTGATTATAGCAGGGGCTGTAGAAAAAGTTGTTGAAGAAATCAACCAATTAAAAAAAGAAAAGGAAAAGTTAGGACTTCGTGTGGGGATTATGTGTACAGATGAAACAAAAAAATCATATAAAGAAGGTGTAGTTATTTCCATGGGAAGTAGAAAAGATGTAGCAACCATTGCCAACAGTCTTTTTGCAACCCTTCGTCAATTTGATGAGAAAGAAGTAGATATCATCTATGCAGAAAGTATAGAACAAAAACTTTTAGGACATGCAGTGATGAATAGAATGATTAAGGCTGCAGGACATCATGTGATCAAGATTGGGAGGTAA
- a CDS encoding ZIP family metal transporter has translation MEKIWSIALIGLCVGVVGTGLGGMLTFFMRNPGNRFLSFILGLSSGLMLSIVCFDLLPEAFGMVQLYINILGIIVGVFVIAFVDGLLPKHNKDFIKTGILLGIGVALHNFPEGLAIGSGFIAADNLGIGIAIVIALHNMPEGISMAAPMRAGGMSSSKTFFYTVLAGIPMGIGAFMGAVLGEISEGFIAFCLSCAGGTMLYITCEELIPKSFSLKFKRISSFGIVLGFVVGIVISRIF, from the coding sequence ATGGAAAAAATATGGAGCATTGCTCTAATTGGATTATGTGTAGGGGTAGTGGGGACTGGTCTTGGGGGAATGCTTACTTTTTTTATGAGAAACCCTGGAAATAGATTTTTAAGTTTTATTTTGGGACTTTCCAGTGGGCTTATGCTATCGATTGTATGCTTTGATTTATTGCCAGAGGCTTTTGGTATGGTACAATTGTATATAAACATATTGGGGATTATTGTAGGGGTATTTGTCATAGCTTTTGTAGATGGATTACTACCAAAACATAATAAGGATTTTATAAAAACAGGAATACTCTTAGGAATAGGAGTAGCTCTTCATAATTTTCCAGAAGGACTTGCTATAGGTTCAGGGTTTATAGCAGCTGATAATTTAGGGATAGGAATAGCTATAGTTATAGCCCTTCATAATATGCCAGAAGGAATATCTATGGCAGCGCCCATGCGGGCAGGAGGAATGTCCTCTTCTAAAACTTTTTTTTATACAGTACTAGCTGGGATTCCCATGGGGATTGGAGCTTTTATGGGAGCTGTTTTGGGGGAAATCTCTGAAGGTTTTATCGCCTTTTGCCTATCCTGTGCAGGAGGAACCATGCTTTATATAACCTGTGAAGAGTTGATTCCAAAATCCTTTAGCTTGAAATTTAAAAGAATTTCAAGCTTTGGGATTGTATTAGGGTTTGTGGTAGGAATTGTTATTTCTAGAATATTTTAA
- a CDS encoding deoxycytidylate deaminase yields the protein MKRRDKINYYLDIAETVLKRGTCLRRNYGAIIVKNDEIISTGYTGAPRGRKNCIDLAYCMRDKLNIPRGQMYEKCRSVHAEMNACLSAARRDMIGSTLYLVGRDAKTKELIANANSCAMCKRIIINSGIESVIIRDAEDDYRITHVQEWISNDDSLTEKMGY from the coding sequence ATGAAAAGGCGAGATAAAATTAATTATTATCTTGATATTGCAGAAACCGTACTAAAAAGAGGTACTTGCTTGAGAAGGAATTACGGAGCTATTATCGTAAAAAATGATGAAATTATTTCAACGGGATATACAGGTGCTCCTAGAGGAAGAAAAAATTGCATTGATTTAGCTTACTGTATGAGAGATAAATTAAATATTCCAAGAGGACAGATGTATGAAAAATGTAGATCTGTGCATGCAGAAATGAATGCCTGTTTATCAGCAGCAAGAAGGGATATGATTGGTTCTACTCTATATTTAGTTGGAAGAGATGCTAAAACGAAAGAATTGATTGCCAATGCAAATTCTTGTGCTATGTGCAAGAGAATCATTATAAACTCTGGCATAGAGAGTGTGATTATCAGAGATGCTGAGGATGATTATAGAATAACTCATGTACAGGAGTGGATTAGTAATGATGATTCACTGACAGAAAAAATGGGGTATTAA
- a CDS encoding DUF3870 domain-containing protein yields MKEYSTNTVYFISYAKLPMEISAANMHKVVGVGLIINEDTGIIEDTSCTLITEEARKFIKQVIVGYNVHENGIEPLIEKIKKRFHGSSQKAICVAIKGTYEKYMIWKNE; encoded by the coding sequence ATGAAAGAATATAGTACAAATACAGTCTATTTTATTTCCTATGCAAAGTTACCCATGGAAATTTCTGCTGCAAATATGCATAAGGTTGTAGGAGTAGGATTGATTATCAATGAAGATACAGGCATTATTGAAGATACGTCTTGTACATTGATTACAGAAGAAGCAAGAAAGTTTATCAAACAAGTGATTGTAGGATATAATGTTCATGAGAATGGCATTGAACCATTGATTGAGAAAATAAAAAAACGATTTCATGGGTCATCTCAAAAGGCTATATGCGTTGCCATTAAGGGAACCTATGAAAAGTATATGATATGGAAAAATGAATAA
- the prmC gene encoding peptide chain release factor N(5)-glutamine methyltransferase, with protein sequence MAVKIQDALKTAVDRIEKTNACTPLLDAEVLLCHVLKKDRLFLYTHRNEDLKDEDVDAFNELIERRIEGMPVAYIVKKQEFMSLNFYVEEGVLIPRPDTEILVENVIKWAKTRNNDHMTIVDLGTGSGAITVSLAKYIKNAFVYSVDLSRHALEIGKKNARLNEVTENTNFLEGDLFTPLKDKLEEKVDVLVSNPPYIPKEEIENLQIEVKKFEPKLALDGGFDGLDFYRRIVEKAPLFVKKGGLVALEVGHDQADVVKEMMENEGHYSEIKKIKDLAGIERVVEATL encoded by the coding sequence TTGGCAGTAAAGATACAGGATGCTTTAAAGACAGCAGTAGATAGAATTGAAAAGACAAACGCATGTACACCTCTGTTAGATGCAGAGGTTCTTTTATGTCATGTATTAAAAAAAGATCGATTATTTTTATACACCCATCGAAATGAAGATTTGAAAGATGAAGATGTGGATGCATTTAATGAATTAATTGAAAGAAGAATTGAAGGAATGCCTGTGGCCTATATTGTAAAAAAACAGGAATTTATGAGTCTTAACTTTTATGTAGAAGAAGGAGTGCTTATTCCAAGGCCGGATACAGAAATTTTAGTAGAAAATGTTATAAAGTGGGCAAAGACAAGGAACAATGATCATATGACTATTGTTGATTTGGGAACAGGAAGTGGGGCCATTACGGTAAGTCTTGCAAAATATATCAAAAATGCTTTTGTTTATTCAGTAGATCTTTCAAGACATGCTCTTGAAATAGGAAAGAAAAATGCAAGACTCAATGAAGTAACAGAAAATACTAATTTTTTAGAGGGGGATTTATTTACTCCATTAAAGGATAAACTAGAGGAAAAGGTAGATGTTCTTGTTTCTAATCCTCCATATATTCCAAAGGAAGAAATTGAAAACCTTCAAATAGAAGTAAAAAAATTTGAGCCAAAGCTTGCCTTAGATGGAGGATTTGATGGTCTTGATTTTTATAGAAGAATTGTTGAGAAGGCACCTCTATTTGTAAAAAAAGGGGGACTCGTTGCACTAGAAGTAGGTCATGACCAAGCAGATGTGGTAAAAGAGATGATGGAAAATGAAGGACATTATTCTGAGATAAAGAAAATAAAAGATTTAGCCGGTATTGAGCGGGTTGTTGAGGCTACATTGTGA
- the wecB gene encoding non-hydrolyzing UDP-N-acetylglucosamine 2-epimerase, with amino-acid sequence MRKLKIMSIFGTRPEAIKMAPVVKALEEDEKTESIVCVTAQHREMLDQVLDLFQIKPHYDLNIMKPGQTLSQITARALIGLEEVIKEVKPDMILVHGDTTTTFVGALAAFYNQVKVGHVEAGLRSHNMYSPYPEEMNRTLTGRMSHLHFSPTKGNEENLLREGIKEDIITITGNTVIDALLEVVKDDYTYEDDRLNHIDYENKKVILMTSHRRENLGQPMVNIFSAVKEVVEKNEEVEVVFPVHLNPKVRNLAYEILGDVERVHLIEPLDYEPFANLIGKAYLILTDSGGIQEEAPALGKPVLVLRTETERPEAVEAGTVKMAGIEKEEILKLTNELIRDEKAYKKMANAVNPYGDGKAAKRIVEAIKRFLR; translated from the coding sequence ATGAGGAAATTAAAGATCATGTCTATATTTGGAACAAGACCAGAGGCCATTAAAATGGCTCCTGTAGTGAAAGCACTTGAAGAGGATGAAAAAACCGAGTCCATTGTTTGTGTAACAGCTCAACATCGAGAGATGCTGGATCAAGTACTTGATTTATTTCAGATAAAACCTCATTATGATTTAAATATTATGAAACCAGGACAAACTTTAAGTCAGATTACTGCAAGAGCCCTTATAGGACTTGAAGAGGTTATAAAGGAAGTAAAACCAGATATGATTCTAGTTCATGGAGATACAACAACTACCTTTGTAGGTGCATTAGCAGCCTTTTACAATCAAGTAAAAGTAGGACATGTAGAAGCAGGACTAAGAAGTCATAATATGTATTCTCCTTATCCTGAGGAGATGAATAGAACTCTTACAGGAAGAATGAGTCATCTTCATTTTTCACCTACAAAAGGAAATGAAGAAAATTTACTAAGAGAAGGAATAAAAGAAGATATTATTACGATTACAGGAAATACCGTGATTGATGCCCTTCTTGAAGTAGTGAAAGATGACTATACTTATGAAGATGACAGGCTTAATCATATTGATTATGAAAATAAAAAAGTAATTTTAATGACTTCTCACAGAAGGGAAAATCTTGGACAACCTATGGTGAATATTTTTTCTGCTGTAAAAGAGGTAGTAGAAAAAAATGAAGAAGTAGAAGTGGTATTCCCTGTTCATTTAAATCCAAAGGTAAGAAATTTAGCTTATGAAATATTAGGAGATGTAGAAAGGGTACATTTGATTGAGCCCCTAGATTATGAACCTTTTGCTAATTTAATAGGAAAAGCCTATTTAATTTTAACAGATTCTGGTGGGATTCAAGAAGAAGCACCTGCTTTAGGAAAACCAGTATTAGTTCTTCGAACCGAAACAGAAAGACCAGAAGCAGTAGAAGCAGGTACTGTAAAAATGGCAGGAATAGAAAAAGAAGAAATCCTTAAGCTAACGAATGAACTTATTCGTGATGAAAAAGCATATAAGAAAATGGCCAATGCAGTAAACCCCTATGGAGATGGAAAAGCAGCAAAAAGAATTGTAGAAGCCATAAAAAGGTTTTTAAGGTAA
- the rpiB gene encoding ribose 5-phosphate isomerase B — translation MKIALGSDHGGYNLKNAIKKHLEEKGIECEDFGTNSSESVDYPEFGMKVAEAVVSGKCEKGIVCCGTGIGISISANKVPGVRCAVVSDTFSAAMSREHNNANVLALGERVIGVGLALKIVDVWFNTEFAGGRHERRVDKITDIEKKYSK, via the coding sequence ATGAAGATTGCTTTAGGTAGTGACCATGGTGGGTATAATTTGAAAAATGCCATAAAGAAACACCTAGAGGAAAAAGGTATAGAATGTGAAGATTTTGGTACAAATTCTAGTGAATCTGTAGATTATCCAGAGTTTGGTATGAAGGTGGCGGAAGCTGTAGTTTCAGGCAAATGTGAAAAAGGAATTGTTTGCTGTGGAACAGGAATCGGTATATCTATATCAGCTAATAAAGTACCAGGGGTAAGATGTGCAGTTGTTTCTGATACTTTCTCAGCAGCCATGTCTAGAGAACATAACAATGCAAATGTGTTAGCATTAGGCGAGAGAGTAATCGGCGTAGGACTTGCACTAAAAATTGTTGATGTTTGGTTCAACACTGAATTTGCTGGTGGAAGACATGAAAGAAGAGTTGACAAAATTACAGATATTGAAAAGAAGTATTCAAAATAA
- a CDS encoding cation:proton antiporter: protein MVLEAKVTFLLHIGILLLGANIGGIISKKLKQPAVLGQILVGMLLGMGILEKTELIHHLSEIGVVFLMFIAGLETDVNELRASGKSSATIAVAGVVVPLLLVSGAAYILSGDWVSSVIVGLISIATSVSISVQTLKELGQLKTRQGVGILGAAIIDDVIGIILLTIVVGMARPGTGNNIFIVILKIISFFVITIIIGYILVQILAKISDRVNVRRKIVPYAIISCLILAFISEELGVAAVTGAYFAGVIFSMTPYRHKISHDIGLISDTIFTPIFFVAIGLGVELSTIGVGLGYSMLLLGLGIIGKIVGCGWGAKMTGFSGKHSLQIGIGMVPRAEVSIIIANLGLKMNLIGEKQFASAIVLVVATTLITPSLLKWSFKGEGKIQDAA, encoded by the coding sequence ATGGTTTTGGAAGCAAAAGTAACTTTTTTATTGCACATTGGAATTCTTTTATTAGGAGCAAACATCGGTGGAATTATTAGTAAAAAATTAAAACAGCCTGCAGTTCTTGGGCAAATTCTAGTGGGTATGCTTCTGGGAATGGGAATTTTGGAAAAAACAGAGTTGATTCACCATTTATCTGAAATTGGTGTGGTATTTTTGATGTTTATTGCAGGACTTGAAACAGATGTGAATGAATTGAGGGCATCAGGAAAATCTTCTGCTACTATTGCAGTAGCAGGTGTAGTTGTTCCTTTGTTATTAGTAAGTGGGGCAGCATATATACTTAGTGGTGATTGGGTTAGTAGTGTGATTGTAGGGCTTATTTCTATTGCAACAAGTGTGAGTATATCTGTACAAACCCTTAAAGAATTAGGGCAATTAAAGACGAGACAAGGGGTCGGGATTTTAGGGGCTGCTATTATTGATGATGTTATAGGGATTATTCTTTTGACAATCGTTGTAGGAATGGCAAGACCAGGAACAGGGAATAATATATTTATTGTTATTTTAAAAATCATTTCCTTCTTTGTGATTACTATTATTATTGGGTATATTTTGGTTCAAATACTAGCAAAAATTTCTGATCGAGTGAATGTAAGGAGAAAGATTGTTCCTTATGCAATCATATCCTGTTTGATTTTAGCTTTTATATCAGAAGAACTTGGTGTTGCAGCTGTTACAGGAGCTTATTTTGCTGGAGTTATTTTTTCTATGACACCTTATCGACATAAAATATCTCATGATATTGGGTTGATTTCTGATACGATTTTTACACCTATTTTCTTTGTAGCCATTGGATTAGGTGTAGAATTAAGTACGATTGGCGTTGGATTAGGGTATAGTATGTTATTATTAGGATTAGGAATTATTGGAAAAATTGTTGGTTGTGGATGGGGAGCAAAGATGACTGGCTTTAGTGGGAAACATTCCTTGCAGATTGGTATTGGAATGGTACCTAGAGCAGAGGTATCTATTATTATTGCAAACTTAGGTCTTAAAATGAATTTAATAGGAGAGAAACAATTTGCATCTGCCATCGTTTTGGTGGTAGCTACTACATTGATTACTCCATCCCTTCTTAAATGGTCTTTTAAAGGAGAAGGAAAAATACAAGATGCGGCTTAG
- a CDS encoding low molecular weight protein arginine phosphatase yields MKTILFVCTGNTCRSSMAEVIFKNILEELGEKTKGLKVISAGTAAMIGQSASKNAVVAMNEKGIDLSAHEATLVTKELIKEADLILTMTRNHQQQVLYIEPKAKEKTYTLKEYIGDEGDILDPYGQPIEVYRKCAKEIEENLKVLVEKIIGKN; encoded by the coding sequence GTGAAGACGATTTTGTTTGTATGTACTGGAAATACCTGTAGAAGCAGTATGGCAGAAGTAATATTTAAAAATATCCTAGAAGAGTTAGGGGAAAAGACAAAGGGGTTAAAAGTAATCTCTGCTGGAACAGCTGCAATGATAGGGCAGAGCGCTTCTAAAAATGCTGTTGTAGCAATGAATGAAAAAGGAATAGACTTAAGTGCTCATGAAGCAACCCTTGTGACAAAGGAATTAATCAAAGAAGCAGATTTAATTTTGACCATGACAAGAAATCATCAACAACAAGTATTGTATATAGAACCAAAAGCAAAAGAGAAAACATATACCTTAAAAGAATATATAGGAGATGAGGGAGATATATTAGATCCTTATGGACAACCTATAGAGGTATATAGAAAATGTGCTAAAGAAATTGAAGAGAATTTAAAAGTATTGGTTGAAAAGATCATAGGAAAAAATTAA
- a CDS encoding DUF1385 domain-containing protein: MDFEKIFRKQARPTSIGGQAVIEGVMMRGPKDIAIAVRKQDQEIVVKKEEVKGMAKSALTKVPIIRGVIALLDAMVLGVKSLTYSAEFFEEEDGTEEKGKFEIWVENTFGDKAGDILIYFSVFTALAFGILLFIISPTVAMNFLKEKISSPWMLNLIEGVFRILLFIGYVSLISRMKDIKRVFQYHGAEHKTIHCYESNLPLTVENARQFPTLHPRCGTSFLVFVMVVSLLLFSMVGWPNPVMRVLSRLLLMPIVAGISYEIIKWAGKSQSKMVRYISYPGLLFQKLTTREPDDSQLEVAIEAMKNVLTDDKEADLWQ, translated from the coding sequence TTGGATTTTGAAAAAATATTTAGAAAGCAGGCGAGACCTACAAGTATTGGTGGGCAGGCAGTAATAGAAGGGGTTATGATGAGAGGCCCTAAGGATATTGCTATTGCTGTTAGAAAGCAAGACCAAGAGATTGTGGTAAAAAAAGAAGAAGTAAAAGGCATGGCAAAAAGTGCTTTAACAAAGGTACCTATTATCAGAGGGGTTATTGCCTTATTAGATGCTATGGTATTAGGTGTGAAGTCTCTTACTTATTCTGCTGAGTTTTTCGAGGAAGAAGATGGAACAGAAGAAAAAGGAAAATTCGAAATTTGGGTAGAAAATACCTTTGGAGATAAGGCTGGGGACATACTTATTTATTTTTCAGTATTTACAGCATTAGCTTTTGGGATTCTTCTTTTTATTATATCGCCAACAGTAGCTATGAATTTTTTAAAGGAAAAAATAAGTAGTCCCTGGATGCTGAATTTAATAGAAGGTGTATTTAGAATTCTATTGTTTATAGGATATGTTAGTTTAATATCTAGAATGAAGGATATAAAAAGAGTATTTCAATATCATGGAGCAGAACACAAGACTATTCATTGTTATGAGAGTAATCTTCCCTTAACAGTAGAAAATGCAAGACAATTTCCAACCCTTCATCCAAGATGTGGGACAAGTTTTTTGGTTTTTGTAATGGTTGTGAGTCTATTGTTGTTTTCAATGGTAGGTTGGCCAAATCCAGTGATGAGAGTTTTATCCAGACTTCTTCTTATGCCAATTGTTGCAGGGATTTCTTATGAAATCATTAAATGGGCAGGAAAAAGTCAGTCTAAAATGGTAAGATATATTAGTTATCCAGGCCTTCTCTTTCAAAAGCTTACAACAAGAGAGCCAGATGATAGTCAATTAGAAGTAGCTATAGAAGCAATGAAAAACGTTTTGACAGATGACAAGGAGGCAGACCTTTGGCAGTAA
- the prfA gene encoding peptide chain release factor 1: MFDKLDFIEDKYMDLSQKVSDPEIINNQSEWQKYIKELAEVEPIVNKYKEYKQTKEGIEEAKSILQESDDEEFREMAKMELSDLEDKIGPIEDELKLLLVPKDPNDEKNVIVEIRAGAGGDEAGLFAGDLLRMYTRYAERNRWKVEMMSLNETGVGGIKEVVFMIKGKGAYSRLKYESGVHRVQRIPATESSGRIHTSAATVAVLPEVDDVEIDINPNDVRVDVFRSSGNGGQSVNTTDSAVRVTHMPTGIVVSCQDEKSQLKNKDKAFKILKARLYDKMQAEQNAEIAQERKSQVGSGDRSERIRTYNFPQGRVTDHRINLTLYKLDYLLDGDIDEILDALITTDQAEKLKQVV, translated from the coding sequence ATGTTTGATAAATTAGATTTTATAGAAGATAAGTATATGGATTTGAGCCAAAAAGTTTCAGATCCGGAAATTATTAATAACCAGTCAGAATGGCAAAAATACATTAAAGAACTTGCAGAAGTAGAACCTATCGTAAATAAGTATAAAGAATATAAACAAACAAAAGAAGGAATAGAAGAAGCTAAGTCTATTTTACAAGAAAGTGATGACGAAGAATTTAGAGAAATGGCAAAGATGGAATTAAGTGATCTAGAAGATAAAATTGGTCCTATAGAAGATGAGCTAAAGCTTCTTTTAGTACCAAAGGACCCGAATGATGAAAAGAATGTTATTGTAGAAATCAGAGCAGGTGCTGGTGGAGATGAAGCGGGACTATTTGCAGGAGATCTTTTGAGAATGTATACAAGATATGCAGAAAGAAATCGCTGGAAGGTTGAAATGATGAGTCTTAATGAAACGGGTGTAGGGGGCATAAAAGAAGTTGTATTCATGATCAAGGGAAAGGGTGCTTATTCAAGACTGAAGTATGAGAGTGGTGTACACAGAGTACAAAGAATCCCTGCTACTGAATCTAGTGGAAGGATTCATACATCTGCTGCAACTGTGGCAGTTCTTCCAGAAGTAGATGATGTTGAGATTGATATTAACCCAAATGATGTCCGTGTAGATGTTTTCCGTTCTTCAGGAAATGGAGGACAGAGTGTTAATACAACAGACTCTGCTGTGCGTGTTACCCATATGCCTACAGGAATTGTTGTTTCTTGTCAGGACGAAAAATCACAGCTTAAAAATAAGGATAAGGCATTTAAAATATTAAAGGCTAGATTATATGACAAAATGCAGGCAGAACAAAATGCAGAAATTGCTCAAGAAAGAAAGAGTCAAGTAGGTAGTGGAGATAGAAGTGAAAGAATTAGAACTTACAATTTCCCACAAGGACGTGTGACAGACCATAGAATCAATTTGACTTTGTATAAGTTAGATTATTTATTAGATGGAGATATTGATGAAATATTAGATGCATTGATTACAACAGATCAAGCAGAAAAATTAAAACAGGTAGTATAA
- a CDS encoding glycosyltransferase family 4 protein produces MNKYFFVFFIATIVSFCMTPLAKKLAYKVGAIDVPKDERRVHKKPIPRMGGLAIYLGVIGSILLLLPYMDLSVDMLKQIKGILIGGTIIVLMGIVDDINPLSAKVKLAGQILSAAVAVYCGVKIQVLNVPFIDYQFNVEYLGLSIPVTIFWIVGITNTLNLIDGLDGLAAGVATIAAVSLSYVGFMNESYIAAMMTLAIAGACLGFLPYNFNPAKIFMGDTGSLFLGYMLATISVFGLTKGAVAIATIVPVLALGLPIFDTTFAILRRMLNGRPIMEPDKGHLHHKLLSTGMGQKRTVLILYAISGIFGVSAALMSRSKGWDSLFIIIAACALMYISVGMQRYQKQKSSHKE; encoded by the coding sequence GTGAATAAATACTTTTTTGTATTTTTTATAGCAACAATTGTATCATTTTGTATGACACCACTGGCGAAAAAGCTTGCATATAAAGTGGGTGCCATAGATGTACCAAAGGATGAAAGACGTGTACATAAAAAGCCTATTCCAAGGATGGGTGGGTTAGCCATTTACTTAGGGGTTATAGGAAGTATCTTATTATTACTGCCCTATATGGATTTATCTGTGGATATGCTAAAACAAATAAAGGGAATACTTATTGGAGGAACGATTATTGTTTTAATGGGAATTGTAGACGATATCAATCCTTTATCTGCAAAGGTAAAGCTAGCAGGACAAATTCTGAGTGCAGCAGTTGCAGTTTATTGTGGTGTGAAAATCCAAGTACTCAATGTTCCTTTTATTGATTACCAATTTAATGTTGAATATTTAGGGCTGAGTATACCTGTTACAATATTTTGGATTGTAGGGATTACCAATACATTAAATTTGATAGATGGATTAGATGGATTAGCAGCAGGGGTTGCTACCATTGCAGCAGTGTCTCTTTCTTATGTAGGATTTATGAATGAAAGTTATATAGCAGCTATGATGACTCTAGCTATAGCTGGAGCTTGTTTAGGATTTTTACCTTACAATTTTAATCCAGCAAAAATATTTATGGGAGATACAGGTTCTTTGTTTTTAGGCTATATGCTTGCAACAATTTCAGTATTTGGTTTGACAAAGGGAGCTGTAGCTATTGCTACAATCGTTCCTGTACTTGCCTTAGGACTTCCTATATTTGACACAACCTTTGCTATTCTTAGAAGGATGTTAAATGGAAGACCTATTATGGAGCCTGATAAGGGACATCTTCATCACAAACTTTTATCAACAGGGATGGGACAAAAAAGAACCGTACTTATTCTTTATGCGATTAGTGGCATATTTGGTGTAAGTGCAGCCCTTATGAGTAGAAGCAAAGGATGGGATTCCTTATTTATTATCATTGCAGCTTGCGCTCTTATGTATATAAGTGTGGGCATGCAAAGATATCAAAAACAAAAAAGTAGCCATAAAGAATAG
- the upp gene encoding uracil phosphoribosyltransferase codes for MEKVFVMDHPLIQHKLTLIRDKHTGSKEFREVVKEISMLMAYEVTRNLSLEEVEIETPVCKTKSKVLSGRKLGIVPILRAGLGMVDGMLSLIPAAKVGHVGLYRDPETLEPVEYYCKLPADVEERDLIVVDPMLATGGSANAAIQFIKDRGATSIRLVCLIAAPEGVKAVREAHPDVDIYLANVDEKLNDHAYIIPGLGDAGDRLFGTK; via the coding sequence ATGGAAAAGGTATTTGTTATGGATCACCCATTGATACAGCATAAACTTACTTTAATCAGAGATAAGCATACTGGTTCAAAGGAATTTAGAGAAGTTGTAAAGGAAATTTCTATGCTGATGGCGTATGAGGTAACAAGAAATCTTTCTTTAGAAGAGGTAGAAATCGAAACACCTGTATGTAAGACAAAGTCAAAAGTATTGTCAGGAAGAAAACTAGGGATTGTTCCTATTTTAAGAGCAGGTCTTGGTATGGTAGATGGAATGCTAAGTCTTATTCCAGCAGCTAAGGTAGGACATGTAGGACTTTATAGAGATCCAGAAACCCTAGAGCCTGTTGAATATTACTGCAAACTTCCAGCTGATGTGGAAGAAAGAGATTTAATCGTAGTAGATCCAATGCTTGCTACAGGAGGTTCAGCAAATGCTGCCATCCAATTCATCAAAGATAGAGGTGCAACAAGCATTAGATTAGTATGTCTAATTGCTGCTCCTGAAGGAGTAAAAGCAGTTCGTGAAGCCCATCCTGATGTAGACATTTATTTAGCGAATGTAGATGAAAAATTAAATGATCATGCCTATATCATTCCAGGTCTTGGAGATGCAGGAGATAGATTATTTGGAACAAAATAG